From the genome of Nicotiana sylvestris chromosome 2, ASM39365v2, whole genome shotgun sequence, one region includes:
- the LOC138885159 gene encoding uncharacterized protein has protein sequence MNQLITVSLWNGRDLDKEQEVAQASKETTPATPIPLEVDEPTNLTKVVVEQGQDEKGKARVNEQAAEQVVPLVPQNPNRKKPASSAQRVIPALFPQRLVKQKKEDQYKKFMEMMRQIQLNIPLMKALKEMTGYAKMMKDLMSRKFDFQDLSTVTLTQTCNAVVTKPMAQKMSNPGSFTIPCTIGSYAFVKVLCDLGASINLMPLAVYTKRGIGRARPISMMLQLADHTVKRPTRILDDVLVQVRKFMFPANFAILDSQVDEEIPIILGRPFLATRRALIDYETGELKMRLNDEEVIFNVQQSMRKRSEYANCSLVEAVDVILQEDDVTLNAKDPLETCLANLEEMYGEGLVEWVMALEGQVFWKREPQFESLELEKKATPPAKPSVEEPPKLEMKPLPAHLRYVFLGPDSTLPVIISSGLLDVQVEQLLQVLQESKTAIGWTMADIKAIIPAFCMHKILLEEGHKPSREHQLRLNLNMKEVVKKEVIKWLDAGIIFPISDSNWVSPVQYVPKKGGMTVVQNENNELISTRTDRGWLAFEELKKRLVTTPIIVAPNWDKPFELMCDASDYAIGAVLGLRKGKLMHPIYYASRTLSGAQRNYTVMEKEMLVVVFAFDKFRSYLIGSKVIAYTNHAAIRYLIEKKESEPCLIRWACHTSPYGGHFGGIRTAAKVLESGFTGLLYSKMPMLGLKAAMIAKGLATYLVDTRCQ, from the exons ATGAATCAGCTGATAACAGTAAGTCTCTggaatgggagagatttagacaaAGAGCAGGAGGTTGCGCAAGCCAGCAAAGAGACTACGCCAGCCACTCCAATTCCACTAGAGGTAGATGAACCAACAAATTTGACTAAAGTTGTGGTTGAACAGGGTCAAGATGAAAAGGGTAAGGCTAGGGTAAATGAACAAGCTGCAGAACAAGTGGTGCCTCTTGTGCCACAGAACCCCAATAGAAAGAAGCCAGCAAGcagtgcacaaagggtgatacctgcACTATTCCCTCAGAGACTagtaaaacaaaagaaggaagatcaatacaagaaattcatggagatgatgcgtcaaattcagttgaatattccttTAATGAAGGCCTTGAAGGAGATGACAGGTTATGCGAAGATGATGAAAGATTTAATGTCACGgaagtttgattttcaggacctatCCACAGTGACTCTAACGCAGACCTGCAACGCAGTAGTGACCAAACCGATGGCTCAAAAGATGTCAAACCCAGGTAGCTTTACTATTCCATGCACGATTGGGAGTTATGCCTTTGTAAAGgtattatgtgatttgggagccagcataaatttgatgcctctAGCTGTATACACTAAACGGGGCATTGGCAGAGCTAGACCGATTTCGATGATGCTGCAGCTGGCTGACCATACGGTAAAAAGGCCTACTAGAattcttgatgatgtgttggtgcaagtgAGGAAGTTCATGTTCCCTGCAAACTTTGCTATTCTGGACTCTCAGGTAGATGAGGAGATACCTATCATTTTAGGTAGGCCATTTTTGGCCACTAGGAGAGCACTGATCGATTATGAGactggggaattaaaaatgagactgaacgatgaagaagtcatattcaatGTTCAGCAATCTATGAGGAAACGCAGTGAATATGCTAATTGCTCTCTAGTGGAGGCAGTGGATGTGATCCTGCAAGAAGATGATGTGACCCTGAATGCTAAAGATCCATTGGAGACATGTCTGGCAAATTTAGAAGAGATGTATGGTGAAGGGTTAGTTGAGTGGGTCATGGCACTTGAAGGCCAAGTATTCTGGAAAAGGGAACCTCAGTTCGAGTCCCTTGAATTAGAAAAAAAGGCTACACCTCCGGCAAAGCCATCAGTAGAGGAACCACCCAAGCTGGAGATGAAGCCGCTCCCAGCTCACCTTAGGTACGTTTTCTTAGGCCCCGATTCTACTTTGCCTGTTATTATATCATCCGGTTTGCTAGATGTACAGGTAGAACAGCTCTTACAGGTACTGCAGGAAAGCAAGACTGCCATTggttggaccatggcagacataaaggcTATCATCCCAgccttctgtatgcacaagattctcttggaagaagggcacaaaccttccagagaacatcAACTAAGGCTGAACCTAAACATGAAAGAGGTAGTAAAgaaggaagtgatcaaatggttagatgcgggaatcattttccccatctctgatagcaatTGGGTCAGCCCTGTCCAATATGTGCCGAAAAAGGGGGGAATGACTGTTGTGCAAAAtgagaacaatgagttgatctcaactcgTACAGACAGGGGATG GTTGGCATTTGAGGAGCTGAAGAAGAGATTGGTGACTACACCAatcattgttgcacccaactgggacaaaccatttgagctcatgtgcgacgcaaGTGACTATGccataggagcagtcttggggCTGCGAAAGGGTAAATTGATGCACCCGATTTATTATGCAAGCAGAACGCTAAGCGGTGCACAACGCAATTACACTGTGATGGAAAAGGAGATGTTGGTTGTTGTTTTTGCATTCGACAAATTCAGGTCATACTTGATTGGCTCGAAAGTTATTGCTTACACTAACCATGCAGCAATTAGGTACCTAATAGAAAAGAAGGAGTCAGAGCCATGCTTGATTCGCTGG GCTTGCCATacttcaccatatggtggacactttggaggaattCGCACAGCAGCTAAGGTGTTGGAGTCAGGCTTTACTGGCCTACTCTATTCAAAGATGCCCATGCTTGGGTTAAAAGCTGCGATGATTGCCAAAGGACTGGCAACATATCTCGTAGACACGAGATGCCAATGA